A region of Homo sapiens chromosome 17, GRCh38.p14 Primary Assembly DNA encodes the following proteins:
- the PNPO gene encoding pyridoxine-5'-phosphate oxidase isoform 2 (isoform 2 is encoded by transcript variant 2), producing the protein MTCWLRGVTATFGRPAEWPGYLSHLCGRSAAMDLGPMRKSYRGDREAFEETHLTSLDPVKQFAAWFEEAVQCPDIGEANAMCLATCTRDGKPSARMLLLKGFGKDGFRFFTNFESRKGKELDSNPFASLVFYWEPLNRQYLRKKNEELEQLYQDQEVPKPKSWGGYVLYPQVMEFWQGQTNRLHDRIVFRRGLPTGDSPLGPMTHRGEEDWLYERLAP; encoded by the exons ATGACGTGCTGGCTGCGGGGCGTCACGGCGACGTTCGGGCGACCTGCCGAGTGGCCAGGCTACCTCAGTCACCTGTGTGGTCGCAGTGCTGCCATGGACCTGGGACCCATGCGCAAGAGTTACCGCGGGGACCGAGAG GCATTTGAGGAGACTCATCTGACCTCCCTTGACCCAGTGAAACAGTTTGCTGCCTGGTTTGAGGAGGCTGTTCAGTGTCCTGACATAGGGGAAGCCAATGCCATGTGTCTGGCTACCTGCACCAG AGATGGAAAACCCTCTGCTCGCATGTTGCTGCTGAAGGGCTTCGGGAAAGATGGCTTCCGCTTCTTCACTAACTTCGAGAGTCGAAAAGGAAAAGAGCTG GACTCTAATCCCTTTGCTTCCCTTGTCTTCTACTGGGAGCCACTTAACCGTCAG tatctgagaaagaaaaatgaggaactGGAACAGCTCTACCAGGATCAAGAGGTGCCCAAGCCAAAATCCTG GGGTGGCTATGTCCTGTACCCTCAGGTGATGGAGTTCTGGCAAGGTCAAACCAACCGCCTGCATGACCGGATAGTCTTTCGGCGGGGCCTACCCACAGGAGATTCCCCTTTGGGGCCCATGACCCACCGCGGGGAGGAAGACTGGCTCTATGAGAGACTTGCACCTTAA
- the PNPO gene encoding pyridoxine-5'-phosphate oxidase isoform 1 (isoform 1 is encoded by transcript variant 1), translating to MTCWLRGVTATFGRPAEWPGYLSHLCGRSAAMDLGPMRKSYRGDREAFEETHLTSLDPVKQFAAWFEEAVQCPDIGEANAMCLATCTRDGKPSARMLLLKGFGKDGFRFFTNFESRKGKELDSNPFASLVFYWEPLNRQVRVEGPVKKLPEEEAECYFHSRPKSSQIGAVVSHQSSVIPDREYLRKKNEELEQLYQDQEVPKPKSWGGYVLYPQVMEFWQGQTNRLHDRIVFRRGLPTGDSPLGPMTHRGEEDWLYERLAP from the exons ATGACGTGCTGGCTGCGGGGCGTCACGGCGACGTTCGGGCGACCTGCCGAGTGGCCAGGCTACCTCAGTCACCTGTGTGGTCGCAGTGCTGCCATGGACCTGGGACCCATGCGCAAGAGTTACCGCGGGGACCGAGAG GCATTTGAGGAGACTCATCTGACCTCCCTTGACCCAGTGAAACAGTTTGCTGCCTGGTTTGAGGAGGCTGTTCAGTGTCCTGACATAGGGGAAGCCAATGCCATGTGTCTGGCTACCTGCACCAG AGATGGAAAACCCTCTGCTCGCATGTTGCTGCTGAAGGGCTTCGGGAAAGATGGCTTCCGCTTCTTCACTAACTTCGAGAGTCGAAAAGGAAAAGAGCTG GACTCTAATCCCTTTGCTTCCCTTGTCTTCTACTGGGAGCCACTTAACCGTCAG GTGCGTGTGGAAGGCCCTGTGAAGAAACTGCCTGAGGAGGAGGCTGAGTGCTACTTCCACTCCCGCCCCAAGAGCAGCCAGATTGGGGCTGTGGTCAGCCACCAGAGTTCTGTGATCCCTGATCGGGAG tatctgagaaagaaaaatgaggaactGGAACAGCTCTACCAGGATCAAGAGGTGCCCAAGCCAAAATCCTG GGGTGGCTATGTCCTGTACCCTCAGGTGATGGAGTTCTGGCAAGGTCAAACCAACCGCCTGCATGACCGGATAGTCTTTCGGCGGGGCCTACCCACAGGAGATTCCCCTTTGGGGCCCATGACCCACCGCGGGGAGGAAGACTGGCTCTATGAGAGACTTGCACCTTAA
- the PRR15L gene encoding proline-rich protein 15-like protein isoform X1 — MTTEIGWWKLTFLRKKKSTPKVLYEIPDTYAQTEGDAEPPRPDAGGPNSDFNTRLEKIVDKSTKGKHVKVSNSGRFKEKKKVRATLAENPNLFDDHEEGRSSK; from the coding sequence ATGACGACTGAAATTGGTTGGTGGAAGCTGACTTTCCTCCGGAAAAAGAAAtccactcccaaagtgctgtatgAGATCCCTGACACCTATGCCCAAACAGAGGGAGATGCAGAACCCCCGAGGCCTGACGCTGGAGGCCCCAACAGCGACTTTAACACCCGCCTGGAGAAGATTGTGGACAAGAGCACAAAGGGCAAGCACGTCAAGGTCTCCAACTCAGGACGCTtcaaggagaagaagaaagtgagAGCCACGCTGGCAGAGAACCCTAACCTCTTTGATGATCACGAGGAAGGACGGTCATCAAAGTGA